The window CATAGAACCCTTCGTACATGCCTATGCCGGCAGAGAGGACCATGTCTGCAGAATCCGCGATCGTACCAAGGACAATCACGAACTTTTGTCTCAGGATCAATGTGAAGAAACGGACATTCTTTGTTGTGGCACGCATCTGAAATCAAGGATTAACATtatctacatttttttaatcagtaACCAGAGCAGTGTCCCAGAAGGAATTTCATTGACATCGAAAATTCGACAAGAATGTAAccaaaaaatatgtttttcatTAGCCGCATATTTGTGAAAATCCATATTCTACTTTTCCAAAGtactttttgaaataaattccatAATTGTTTCCGAAAAAAGAATGCAACTCGTTTTTCTTATAGTAATCTTGAACAAGACAAGGCCCCACATGTATTGTCCAATTGAATAGCTATAATGATAACAGACTaccaaaattgaaatgaaaagtatcactttttcttcttctgaaTTGAATAAACGAATCTTGAGTTTGAATGcctttttatacataaatatcaaACAGGTAAATAATGAAAGAGTATATACAGTTACATATTTGTCACTTGcaatcatcatttttatgaaATCAAGTTCTGTTTGTGGAAAAATGTTTGGAAAGTAGCAAGTGAATCGGAAAACAGTGAAATGACATAAGCAATTTCTTGTCAACGCAAAATGTGAAACGAACAATGAATTCTGTATGAAGTGATCTCTTACTGAATCGGGAGTAGAAGTAGCATTCAGGCATCTTAGTCATGTCATATTCATGAAGAAATTCACACTGGTCTCCCTTTTTGCAGAGGCCTCGCAACCAGTGTTTACATACAATGGTTCTGTCCCCTCTGACGTGTCTAAAAGGGCAAGAGCCTCCTTTGACACAGGTTCCCCGTGGATAAAATTGACATACTGCAGCGATGGATTCTGTGAAAGTTTTACAAACTGATCAAAAATAGTCTTAGAGCAATATACATCCAGAATGAACAGTCAAATTTTGACAGCAAGTTTGTTTACTTGGAGTACCTTGATGAGGCGGGAATGGtaatatgatatgatgtaatatgaaagagaaataaaaacaaatcaaaatttaatggTTTAGTATAACCAGGTAAAATGAAGCGGTAAAGCACAAAATCagcaataaaatatcaatgttTTTCTGCCGTATAAGTCGCGCATGAATCGAGCATAACCTCAATTTTTATGAGCAAAACTCGTAATACATACTGTCCATCCCCGTGAAAGGTAACGGCAGGGCTCCATACTGTTCGTCCAGAGCGATTTCTATGTCAAATTTCATGTGTTCCACGTTAGCTACAATGCACTccatttttataacaaattgttTTCCACTTGTCACGTTGAATTCGCATCTCAGTTTACAAGGGTAgccatattcaaattttcaagtacTGCGTGGGCATGAATCAAATCAAATATAACTAGACAACACACCGCTTCCACTTATCCAACACCCGATGCGCAACGAACGACACTTGTATGACTAATTAGACAGTAAGGTCTCGTGCCTGTTacgctaatttttttgaactaGTTCATTTAAATCGTACTTTAATCGTTGAACATCACCTACTGGCAGTTACAATATCCAAGGTATacgtttcaaattatataatgtaataatataagGGCGTAATCATATTAACAGTATAATGAGTCTGAGAAAACCTTTCCATAACCTgtcaaaaaaacagcaaaggAAACGAGATAATTTTGCAAGTTGTTTAACAATGACCTTTGCCGACGAATTTCTTCcttaaaatgagaaatatagACATGAGGCTGTAAACGTGCACTGAAACTCATAATTAGGGTCGAAATCCACAAGGTAAAGGATCCGGACAGCCAAAACTACgaagcgcttgtcctggaagtcaagtttcaccaggtagcagacctggagcgcagaaaccaCAGAGCACTTGTCATGGAAGTCAAGTTccaccaggtagtggacctggagcgcagaaaccacggagcgcttgtcctggaagtcgagtttcaccaggtagcgtacctggagcacaggaaccacggagcgcttgtcatGGAAGTCAAGttccaccaggtagcggacctggagcgcaggaaccacggagcgcttgtcatGGAAGTCAAGTTccaccaggtagtggacctggagcgcagaaaccacggagcgcttgtcctggaagtttcaccaggtagcggacctggagcgcagaaactacgcaGCGCTTGTCGTGGAAGTCGAGGTTCACCAGGTAGCTGATctggagcgcaggatccaggcGGTAGAGAACCTAGTACTCGAAATCGgtggagcgcgattctcacaCGTCctctctactgcgcggttgtttccagactgaggaattcggcgagctgattttcgtcgcctacgattactatagatcgataacgtcagagagaaaaaaaaaacatgagagCTGTCATGGGACAGCCGGTACGAACGAAGTTCCTTACGCTACAAAGAGACGCTATACTGATGCCGCTTGTTTTCTTTCCGAGCgctgtgtgagagagagagagagagagtgggaAAGctatgagaaagaaagagaggcaAAGTATAGACGTACGCTGTGAGAGAGCGCGCTGCGGCCCAAAGTATAGTTGTACGCTgtaggagagagaaagaggggcgAAGTATAGTCGTGCGCtgtgagtgagagagaccgCTGCTGCCGTCTCCCACCCCAAGCGctgagacagagagagagagcgcgcGCACACGCtggaatagagagagagagagagagggagatcgCGCGCACTATAGCAAACGAGCACTATAGCCAAAAAGTGTCGGTTTTTTGGTGTCGTTTTTTTCCGCCTAGCCCCTACGGTGAACGAGCGATAAGGAACTTcgttccaaaaattttgggtgacgtcactttttGAACATTCGAACATCCGAACATTCaaaatttggtttcgaactttaatactatgtatgatgtatgatgatgtatgatgatttAATTGTGTTATGCGTATTTTATTGTGTATTTTACAGTGTAACATAGGTTGCCCATGGTACGGCTCCAAACTCCGCGTTCGCAAATGATATAACATACAATTAGGTATAATGAGTGTTAGTCAATTGTAGTACTAAACAATGatattgtatttttgtatGATGCAAGATTTTGTAACACTATTAGGTTTTGATTAaggtttattattattatacatattccaTCTAGGGATATTTTGAATAGTTAGATGGTTTGATCGTAATTTCTGGTTACAAGATTCTCACACTTGGAGTTTATTATTAGTGTTAGTGAcatggaatagtaataaaaaataaaatatacgagCGTTCCACTCAGATATTCCGACACACAGGAAAAAATACGCTTTAGAACCCCTGCACTATGGAGGGTAGAGGTAAGAAGTATCTCATATGGGTTTTCAACTGGAAAAGTATCAGGCACAAAGGGATAAATAATGGTTCAACAAGCCAGAATAGCACTCATAAGTAATAAGGGTAACCCGATGATTGGCGCTTAGCAATCAAGGTTCAATTAGATTTCTAAGGAGATAAGAAAGGTTCACGGAGATCGTCCTTACGTCTGCCCTTCATACCCTGcagaatgaaacgaaataaaaagtaataataaatattaattagcCAATCACCACGCGCTTTAGAAAAGCTACGCCAATCGTAGGACTTATTTGTCATTCCTATTTCTTATTCCCTCTCATTGTGCTAGGGGCTCAAGTATCTCTCCCATACTCCTCACCCTTTAACCATAAAGGTAAAGAAGAATCTCTCCATACTCCAAATGTAGACAGAACGATCCTCAATTCCCAATTCAACTGCATGACCATGCTGGAGAATAGGAGTTAGATGTAAACAAAccataaataaatatggacACACTCAGGAAGTTCGAGTAGGAATAGTATTCGAATCAGGAAGTAACACAATACATTTTCCTAGCTAACGAAAAAAGTAGGACAAATTTCGCTTAGAAGCTTGCGATCGCATCCAGAGCACTAGAGTAGAGAAATCTTTTAATAGCTAATATTATGCTATAGTCTTTCCCAAAAACCCAGGAACTTGCAAACCCAGTGTTAACATACAGACAGGGCCACAATTCAAAAGATAACAAGCACTTACAAAGCAAAAGAGTCGTCGAatgaatgtatgtataattcttcatatcttagaaaaaaaaaatgccgcTTCAATGCAGCGTCTATTACGTTGCATTATAAACGGTACATGTCTTgtttaaaaacaattctttCATACTTTACTGTATGTTGTATGTAATCAATCCGCTTATACAATTAATATTagcatgtttatttttatagtatAATTATAACAGCTAATTATGCAACTTCAAACTAATGTACGTAATATTCCCTGAATTAGACAGCGATTAGGTCATACTTTAGAACGTTTACGAGCAATCGCGTCCTCCACAGCTTTAAGCTGTTTCAATAACTCCTCACGGCGAGAGCTCGCCTTTTTAGCAGCTTTtgcagctgctgctgctgcactaGCCTTGCTATCAACATGCGGCGGGGATTCAACCGGCCTTTTCTTTCCTGCAATAGTGGCACTGCGATCAACTTTTTTGACAGCTACCGCATTATTTGATGGCTTTAATGTAAGCTTGATCTGTTGCTTAGTTCCACTCAATTTTAGGGCATCTATGCTCTTCGATTCTTTACGGTTTTGAGGCGGTGAAGAACCTTTTCGTCTCCTCGTACCGCTTGAAGATGACGAATAGCTTGATTCACTCGAATCACTACTCGTGCCACTGCTATCGGAACCAGTACTGCTGTGTGACGACCTGAACAAAAAGTCATGGTTCAACTTGCAATTATTCTTTATACATCAAATTCTGACGAGTACGTAGCAACTGATGTAGTTCAAAGTGCAATTGAAAGTGTCAAATTTGCACCGCAATAACGTAAAAATCCGTTAAAAACCAACAGAAATGGGCTAAAAATCAAATGATTGTCATTACCTGGAACGTGAGCGACTTTTGATGACTTTTGCGACAGCAGCTGCAGCAATGGCGGCTTTGTCTCTAGTCTTTTCATGATGACGTTGATGCGAGGAGAGGGGGCTTGGAGCGGGTGGATTAAGACCTGCACGCCGGTGCAGGGTACCAGTTGTGGGAGATATGGACCCCTTTGGGGGGCGAGGAGACGGCGCCGGTGGGTTCATCAGCATGGCTCCTCTCTGAGGTTGAACTGTCGCAGGCGCAGGGATGGAAGGTGAAGGTGATGTAGGAGGCTTCCCCCCCTTGCCGCCTGGGCGGGACCTAGAGGGAGGGGAAGGAGATCGGGACCTGGACAGGGAGTCATAAGAGCTGTAGCTAGAGCGACTCGAGCTACGGCTAGAgctaaaataattataccaCTCTCATATTCAGATTTTCTAAACTTCCTAATGTCTTAACTGATCAATAATGCCGATAACTTAACATTAAATGAGTTGGAGTAATATATTTTGCAATAGTTTCAAAAGTGTAAATTAAATGCAAATGGACTGAATTTTTTAGAAGAAATTGAAGATCATATAACATCTGCTGATGTCTTAAAACAGGTTGATAAATCCAGTACCAAAAAGTTGATCAGATTGTTACTAGCAGCATTGATCGtttctggagtaattttgtGTCTTTCAACCACATAGTAAAAGTATTGAAACGCGAATAGATATGGTAGGCTTTTTCGATAGGAACGTATGGTATATTGTAGGTATCAAATGATGAAATACAGAGATAAAGAAGGATTGCTTTAAAAGAAAGCTGTTCATTAAAGacaaattcaatatttcagcTTTCATTTATAGATTTCTATCAATAAGTGACAGTattaagaaatgaaatgtaattataaattgGTCGATTTCTCTTGGACCTGATAAAAATGCAAGCATCaaaaacatatatattctAGCCAATGTTATTCCACTTTCCCACTGTCATACCATGTGTTTCTAATAAAAAGTTTCTAACGCTGTTTTACAAATGTAAATCACCTGTTTACTACAATATCAATGTATACTATATCCAGTGAGAACACAGACTTACAACCAAGAGAAAACTCGTCTATTTCAACACGGCGGGAACAAGAAGCGTTACCATAAGTTACTGAAAACTCAAAGTACTGGGTAGCCTGTAATTGGGCTTCTTGTTTCTCTTAACTTACTCGTCCATGTAAAGTAAGTCTGTTCTTTCATAGGATGGAGTATAGTAAAGTGAGCCAAATGaagtaaaattgaagaataagaATTGGCAATGTACAAATATTGCTAACCTTGTAGAAGAGTATGAAGATCCCGATGAGTAAGACTGCCTTCTTGGTCTTCTGGTTGCAGCAGGATTACGCCGTATGGCTGACGGGGATTTGCGCCGCATCCAAGGATCTGCCCACTCgtctcctcttcctctctcaGGCGCAGGTGGCTCTTCTTCTCTCCATGGTTTGTTTGGCGGAATGCGTTCCACTATTACCTCTCTTGAAGGACGTTTGTGCTTCTTTTCATACTTCTCATAGTATTCTCTCTCCCTGTCACGTTCTCGTTCCCTCTCCCTTTCCCTTTCACGTGGATGTGGAGGTGGGGAAACTGAGTGTGGAGCAGCCCGCGGTGCTGTGTGATATTCTATGCGCTCTCTGTACTCTGGACCTGGACGGGGCTCCGGTTTGTAGTGCACTCGTCTGCGCAAACCaagtttattcatttcattaattaattagttaGTTAGTTAGTTATTTATTGATTCATTCAACGGGATAAGTCCAATAATTAGAAatacaaaatcaaataaacttCAGATGACGCGCGAATACATCACTCATATGTAAGTAGACACTTTGCAGACAGTTTAGTTATGGCCAAACTTGAGCTATGAGGGTCAAGCCATGCAAAGCTACTGTTGCACAACTTACTCAGCCGTATTTTTCGAGCATGAAGTTAAAAGGCAATGCTGAGTAGAAACTCAGTGAAATACACTGTGGTCTTTCTTACAAGTCTACcaagtatattaaaatttaattcgctCAATAATTCCGTAAACTGAATGACATTGGTAATAATTTTGTAGGCAAATATGTCACTCCTGCACTGAACGGATTCAAGACTCGGAATATTTAAGAGACCTGCTATCAGAGAGTAATCATGCCATGTGATCTAGGTAGGTTTACCTATTCTAAATGCTACATATCTAAGGAAGGTATGATTCACCCTTGACAAGTAATTTGGTATTTTAGGAACGGATTCCATACAACAGCTGTAGTACAAGGTACGAAATGAATTTTGGCAGCTGAACTTTCTCGTAAATCTcttcaataaattaattcgcTCAAGTGCGGCAATCTTAATATAGTCAACGTAATTATTAAAAGAAAGTTTCCTTTCAAAGATAATACCTAAATCTTTAATGTGCTCAACATTCGCAGTTTATATTCGAAGAGCACCAGTTTAAAAACAAGACAGGTGGCAGCAGTTCTGTTATGTCAAAACGTATACTAAACCATTTGAATATTACATTTGAGCCCATTAAATCCGCACCACTGAAAGAATGAGTCAAGGTCACTTTGTGGCACATCCATATCACTTTGATCCCTAACAACGCTGAAAACCGTCATCaacaaataaaagaaattaacAGTGCGTAATACTAAACTTAACAACATTTATAAAAACTAGAAATAGTAACGGACCCAAATGTAAACCCTGCCCAATACCATACAGGACAAGTATAGcttcaaaaacacaaattttCATCCCAACATATTTGCGTTCGGCCACAGACACACGATTTTAACTACATAAGCAGAATACCAGATACGCCTACTATCCGCAATTTCATCACCACAATGCACGGTTAAGGGAATAGTACCCTTACTTTTTATGGAACTAACATACTTAAAAACCTTATGGTAAGCAGCAGTCAGTGCTGCTTCAGTTTCATCAGCAAAATTTGACTCATCACGATTAGCGAGTACCTTACATAATGCTCTTAGTACTTTAAATTGACAGTAATAATATTCGGACTTATATATAGCTTATAGACCtggtgcatttttttttctccttatattataaattagcTCTTTGAAAAACCATTTTGGGAAGGTGCTATCCCTAACGATAATCTTTGGCACATGCTTATTAATGATATTAATAGTAATACTGTTTATGATCTCGACTAGATCATCCACACTACTTGTCTCCATAGAGATTTCTGGTCAATTTGACTCAGAGAGTTCTAAGGATATGGCATTACAATCGACTCTCTTAAAATCGTAATACATTTCCTTATAACGCATATTGTTAGTCCTGATTATTAGGAACTTGATATCAAGGGTCACAACAAACAAAAATGGGATGCACATGTGTCTGGCATTGAGCATCAACAGCACTTGTAAAAAATAGATCGTATATATTCTCTGAGATGTTCGCATTGTATTTCAGTTGAAAGAGACCATACGATTTGCAAAGATTAGTCAATGAGTTTGCCACGAATCTAATATTAGGGTTATTGTGATACCACTGGCTACTGAATTCCTGGCCTGCCTAATACAGTTATGGGCTGGAATGTTGTAGTCGCAGAACAAAATCACGTTGTCGCTGTTTGATTCTTAGGTAGCTTGAAAATATAAGcttgcacacacacacaatgtACTGAGGGTAGTGATCCGAGGAAGAAGCTGTTGGAATAAAGATTGTTCCAATTATAAAGCAGACATTGATAACTGTAACTTTAACCACAACGTGTTCAAACGCACTGTCTGTAAGAGGAACAACAGAGTATTTCAACCGTCTACTTATCGTGACCAGTACCCATATATGCTTTTATCTAGTCAAGTCTCCgtgagtataaaaatatcgaattctTCAATCAGTTGTGTCGATCTAAATTCAGCTGTGAGTCCTTTGATACTGTgaatattttgattaaaaatccTTATGCTACCTTTAGTGCTGTCTAGCTACAGGctttatgaataaatttgaaattgaattatggTCAGAACTGACTGCCTTAAGGGAGTATATACCAGTAGACTGAAAAAATGCTGAGTGCTAAAGGTAGCTGAAAAAGttaacaaattttgaaaatttatagcaCAAAaaccaattattcaatttaatttggATGtctatcatatttttttttagagattCATTCCCATTTTTTTATAGTATAATCAATTAATAGGCAGTATTGTGATTGACAATAATGTCAACCACTGCGCCTGGTGATATGTTTTACAGTGCTCACAATATCTCAAAAACGGACTaaccgatttacttgaaatttagaCAGTATTCgtggataatttttcatctttgccacaaaaccaaattcaatttttcatccaaaatTGATGACTTTCTTatttgtttacaaaaaaaatataatcaagaAGAATGTGGGATCCATACTCGATCAAAACTAATAATTTTACAGTTATTTTTGGCTTCTTTCATACCTGTAATATTCTGGAGGTGCCGTCGGTGGTGGATAGTATCCTTCAGGTTCATCTATGTAGCGCTCAGGGGTAGTTCTTGGAAGAGGACCGCGCCGCGGCACTTCTCTTGGTGGCCAGCGCTCAGGGGGTGGTTCTGGACTTGCAGCTCTTACATAGTAACCAGCCTCTCGGTCCAATTCCTCTTGCCCAAGGCtaagattcatttttttctcttcaaaatcCATGTCAGTTTCCTTCCGTTTATTCGCCTTCCTCATCATCTATAAAAGTAACATTTTACGTAAGAACAGGGGTTTACAAACGATTCTAAAACATGCGATAAATATTCTGtaaaattaatgaacatttgttaaagaaaaatcaccTCTTTAGCATGTCTCAAGCCTCGTTCCCAAGCCGATTCTGCTGGTGGTTCCTCTATTTTTGGAGCATGAGGATGTGCACCGAATCCAGGCGGTGCCCGCATAATCGGAGGTCTTTCTATGTGAGGTCGAAACTCGTGAGCTCCAGAAGCATGCGGAGGATAAGCCATGGGTCTGACCATATCAAACATGGTGTAATTTCCCTTATCAGTAACCCCGGGATGAAGAAATCTGCAGCTTACACCCCACGTACACTGGCCTCTATTATAAAACCGACACACTGGTCTGGGCTCGGTTTCTTCTGGACGTGCATCATCCCCGTCACTTAACTCTCCCTCCTCCAATTCTGATTCAACTTTCTCACCATCCTCCTCAACTTCCTCTATATCATTTATTTCCCCTGATTCCTTACACttatctttttcattttctttgtcCTTTGAATCTTTTTCCTTaatttccttattttctttGACTGGTATTGTGTCTATCTCACctaagaataaataaaatattaatccagCATCAGAGGTTATTTTGACAGAATGAAGCCTACCTTTCAGAATTACTGAAGCTTCTTCTCTTCAACAACTTTCAAAGATCTGGATACTTACCATCATCACGCTCATCTTTCCACTGTCCATCGGCTTCAAAATCGAGCTGTTCACTTTCTTCGACGAGAGTAaccgttgaatttttctcttctttcttatCATCGTTGACTCGTTGATCTTTTTCAGGCTCAGGTTCATCAACGCCATCCAAACTGTCAAGATCAGATACATCAGACAAATCTTCTCCATGAGTCATAGGTGTGGGTTTAGATTTAGGAATAGGTTCTGGCTCATCATCAATGTCACCATCCGATATCTGTTCTCCATCAAGCACTATAAAGGCGTTTGTTTTGGAGTTTGGCGAACGTTTCTCTGACTTGGTAAATTCATGATCATCTGCTAACGAGTTATTCGAGGATGATTTCAATGACTTTGGTGAGTCTCTAGGCGAGGATAATGTTTTATTTGAAGAATGTGTGTAAGTCGGAGACTTTGGCGACTTTGGGGACTTCGGCGAGTTGAGTTTAGACCGTGAGGTTTTAGGCGAGCTATTTCTAGATTCCGGAGATTTCGGTGAGTTATCTGCAGATTGTCCAGAATTCTGTGCAGATCCAAAAAACTTTGGAGAGTCAATATAAGAGTGAGGCGATTTTGGCGAAGTTGGTCCTGACTGAATTGGAGACCTAGGCGAGCTCCTATCAGAGCGAGGTGATTCAGGAGACTTGGGTGAGACCAGCGTTGATTTTTCTGAGCTTCGGCTGGACCGAGGTGATCCTGGATCAAACCTAGGCGACTTTGGAGACACGGGACCAGACTGCTGTGACTTTGGTGATGCTGGACCTGATCTAGGTGATCTCAGAGACATGGGGCCTGGTGATTTTCCCCTTGAGGATACAGAGTGATCGGAAGGAGACTGCGGTGCAGATTGGGATGAAATGGAACCATCTGGAGTCATCGCCCTACCTCGAGAACTGTTGTAATCCTCCTCCGATGAACAATCAGATCCTGAATCGGACATTGTAGACTATTCTACCCTGTGGACAATCGGTATGGTTAACATTATGTCGTGACGatgtttatttcaaaattacaaggAAGGCATTCTTGTTTTAGTATTTGTGTGCGCAACAGGTTTAGAATTCCCTCactttacttttatttattattgctgttttttttttggtgttctgttttttctttatttgttttgtttttcgtttaaaTTAATATCTAATCATACCTACCCCAATACAACGTGAGTATTCGGCTACATTTTTGTAGTTGCGTCGTGGCAGGGCTTACCTGTATCGTAAATAGCCCATGGGACTCGCTCTTGACCGGGAAATGCACGCTCCGTAACCTTGtcggacatttttttatttaccacgTACCGTTGTAGACGTTTCGTACTTTGATTGGttgtttgaaagttttttGTAACATTTGCATACTTTACTCAACTGATGAAGAACTTATTTATCACACAGATACAAAGTATACTTGTCGATTcgattcattttgttttttttttcatttttttttttttgttatcgcGACTCGGAACTTCTCAACTTGGGTTTTTCTTGTCGTTGTAGGTTCtgttttgtctttttttcgtttattagATAGTTATTTTAACTTCAACGTTTCAATCGAGCACAACACGAACTAAGGAAAACTTTTTATATCAAAACTGTTTGTACTGCACTAGATATACGGATACTATAGAgcaagaaaactttttttttctttttaaatgtatatattatttatcgaACCTGAAAAAATCCGTTGTTTCCAATATCTTTCGAGAGagacatatacatattattatcacAAGGTTAAATACATTACCATGTCATATATGGACCAAGGATAAAAGCAGAGTATCATTGAAATGTTGAATCATTTgagaaaatgtaataaaaaataatttcaaaagtcAAACTGTGTTTATTTTTGCAGTTAATCCTCGATTCCTTTGAATTTCATAagggaaaataattcaatatagCGTATAAGCACACACAACCGTTTTGCGTTGACTGCACACGAGCCAATAACAACAGCATTGACGTTGGATATTGTTTTCACACGTTTTCGCaagtccattttttttcattttctgttcGACCGTTAAACGGTTGGCAATTACTGGACTGAGAAACCTTTTAGGTTACTTGTGATTCGCGAGAATCAACTTCAATCTACTCGGTTCCAAGCTGTTATTATTGTCTCGTAATAAACGGCGCGTTTTTCTCTTTGATTCTAACCAAACGTTTATCAAACCTTACCTTCGACCCTCGTGCACCTCTGTTAAGGCCGAAGAGACTCCGACAAGGTTCAAGGCGGCCGGCGTCGCCTGCGATCCTGGCTAGTTTGTCCTTCAGCCTTTCAGCAACGACTCCAAATACCGAATTCCCGATGTTCaggccactttttttttaagctcaTGGAAATGATTGAGCTTCCATGTATTTTAAATGAGGTATTATATCCTTTTATTCGACAGTggacaaagaaaaatttgataattcacACGACAACCGAATATTCCTGTCCCTCACGAATATTACTTCTTACTCACTCCCATCACCACCGCGATTCACtcggcaaaattttttgccataGAAGAACCAGCATATTGAGGTGGTGACGTCACTTCTTAGTTCCGGCTAGAGTCCGTTCTGACCGTTGCACAATGACATTTAGGCGCCACCGTCGTAATTTTGTTGAAGACGGAGCTGACGGAGCTTAAACagaaaatgtatgtatgtacgaagTAAAGATGCGTATTTACAGCGGACTTGTGCTTCACTTGCTCTACTGAATTCTTTGTGTGGTCTGTCTTATGACTTTGGCAATACTTGGATTCTGCAGGCAGATCTCGCGACTTTCAAGTAAATCTAGTTAGCAGTTTTAATGTACATAGCTAGATGGAAGTAACCAAGCGTATGTTATCCAGTAACTTTCGATTTGTCGCAAGATTTTCGTATTAAAGTTAAGCGTGGTTAGTTGGGGCTATGAAATGGAAAGGAAAATAGTTGTAATGGTGCCGTCCCATGAAAAAATCCGGGGTAACGGAATGGAATGCAAAGGAAATCTAAGGGATTTTCGAGTTCGTTCCACGCTTAGAGCATATACTACAAGAGGTAGCTCTACGCATACCGTCACATCGCGAAAACTGTGGCCGCAGTGATGAGAGAGCAGGATAAGCCGTCtgatatgtatgtacacatacatacactaCTTTACGGAAGTTTTCTATATACGGAGATAGTCCTCC is drawn from Neodiprion fabricii isolate iyNeoFabr1 chromosome 3, iyNeoFabr1.1, whole genome shotgun sequence and contains these coding sequences:
- the LOC124178690 gene encoding cleavage and polyadenylation specificity factor subunit 4; translation: MECIVANVEHMKFDIEIALDEQYGALPLPFTGMDKSIAAVCQFYPRGTCVKGGSCPFRHVRGDRTIVCKHWLRGLCKKGDQCEFLHEYDMTKMPECYFYSRFNACHNKECPFLHIDPETKVRDCPWYDRGFCRHGPLCRHRHVRRVLCMAYLAGFCPEGPNCKFMHPRFELPAVQDMQPKEGKKVMITCHFCGEGGHKAIYCNKMPPDIREAQARQEMEGGGQGAHPPHHHINSHSGPPPRGPQKPLEEVTCYKCGTKGHYANKCPKGHLAFLSHTGGAAAAASGQNPSYRR